In Legionella lytica, one genomic interval encodes:
- a CDS encoding 3'-5' exonuclease produces the protein MSTLVFDIETIPDIESGRKLYDLHGLSDKDTAQAMFALRRAKVGNDFLPHYLQRICAISLVLSQGSSVKVWSLGDEQSDEKELITRFFAGIDKHTPTLVSWNGSGFDLPVLHYRALLHGIPAPTYWESGENNQAFRWNNYLSRFHYRHMDLMDLIAGYQNKAFAPLDELSSMLGFPGKMGMSGSKVWEQYFSGNIKSIRDYCETDVLNTFCVFLRFELIRGVINQDEYHSSIERLKSYLNSESEKQHLQEFLGNMV, from the coding sequence ATGAGCACTCTGGTATTTGATATTGAAACCATTCCGGACATTGAATCCGGGCGTAAGTTATATGATTTACATGGATTATCTGATAAAGACACCGCTCAAGCGATGTTTGCACTAAGACGTGCTAAGGTAGGAAATGACTTTCTTCCTCATTATTTGCAACGAATATGCGCTATTTCTTTAGTTCTTAGCCAAGGTTCTAGCGTTAAGGTTTGGTCACTCGGTGATGAGCAATCGGATGAAAAAGAGTTAATTACTCGTTTTTTTGCTGGAATTGATAAACACACCCCTACTTTAGTTAGCTGGAATGGTAGCGGATTTGATTTACCGGTCTTACATTATCGGGCATTACTTCATGGTATTCCTGCACCAACCTATTGGGAGTCAGGGGAAAATAATCAAGCGTTTCGTTGGAATAATTATCTAAGCCGTTTTCATTACCGTCATATGGACCTTATGGATCTTATTGCCGGATATCAAAACAAGGCATTTGCTCCTTTAGATGAACTATCCAGCATGCTAGGTTTTCCCGGGAAAATGGGTATGAGCGGCTCAAAGGTATGGGAGCAATATTTTTCTGGAAACATAAAAAGTATTCGTGATTATTGTGAAACAGATGTGTTAAATACTTTTTGTGTGTTTCTACGCTTTGAATTAATCCGTGGGGTAATTAATCAGGATGAATACCACAGCTCAATTGAGCGCTTAAAATCGTATTTAAATTCTGAGAGCGAAAAACAACACTTGCAAGAGTTTTTGGGGAATATGGTTTAA
- a CDS encoding thioredoxin family protein, protein MPCENVVTADFEALVNENKIVFVDFWAGWCAPCKQFATIYEQVSGQYPHIKFVKVNIEAEQELADFFEIRSIPHLMVFKEGIVIYSNAGSIPASTLHELVEQAVAADVSAIKAQFEEDEKQ, encoded by the coding sequence ATGCCCTGCGAAAATGTAGTGACTGCCGATTTTGAAGCATTAGTTAATGAAAACAAAATTGTATTTGTTGATTTTTGGGCTGGTTGGTGTGCTCCCTGCAAGCAGTTTGCGACGATTTATGAGCAAGTTTCTGGTCAATATCCACATATTAAATTTGTTAAAGTGAATATTGAAGCAGAGCAAGAATTAGCTGATTTTTTTGAAATTCGCTCGATTCCACATTTGATGGTGTTTAAAGAAGGTATTGTTATTTACTCTAATGCGGGAAGTATTCCCGCATCAACCTTACATGAGTTAGTTGAGCAGGCTGTTGCTGCGGATGTTAGTGCAATAAAGGCTCAGTTTGAAGAGGATGAAAAACAGTAA
- the glpK gene encoding glycerol kinase GlpK has translation MNYLLAIDQGTSSTRAMIYTLSGELVACSQYSLTQYYPEAGWVEHDPEEIWRKTLTALRDVVAQVPQDAILACGITNQRETTVIWDKNTGTCLARAIVWQDRRTAEYCQAFSSEASVIQEKTGLLPDPYFSASKLNWLLQNNSQARQLAEKGELAFGTIDSFLIWRLTKEHRHLTDVTNASRTMLFNIKTEQWDKDLLALFSIPESVLPEVYASDSHFGIIDKQWLGIELPITGVAGDQQAALVGQGCVASGMVKATYGTGGFLLLNTGPKPVVSQHKLLTTIAYKIKGETIYGLEGSLYHAGTTVKWLRDEMKIISNADETETLARSLEGNGGVYLVSSFTGLGAPHWFSDPGAAMFGLSLSSTRAHFARAALEGVCYQTRDVLTCMREDSDLDLSLLCVDGGMAANSWFLQFLADQCQLQVQKPKDIETTAKGAALLAALGSGVFSSLDEVGAIEQCFYPERAREIVEADYLGWQQALSKLGMTSVIRVGK, from the coding sequence ATGAACTATTTACTTGCTATTGATCAAGGAACCAGCAGTACACGTGCAATGATTTATACTTTAAGCGGTGAATTAGTTGCCTGCAGTCAGTATTCATTAACTCAGTATTATCCTGAGGCAGGATGGGTAGAACATGATCCTGAGGAAATATGGCGTAAAACATTGACCGCATTGCGTGATGTGGTTGCTCAAGTACCCCAAGATGCTATTCTTGCCTGTGGGATTACTAATCAACGGGAAACAACTGTTATCTGGGATAAAAATACCGGTACTTGCCTAGCTCGAGCTATTGTCTGGCAAGATCGCAGAACGGCTGAATATTGCCAGGCATTTTCCTCTGAAGCATCGGTGATTCAGGAAAAAACAGGTTTGCTTCCAGATCCTTATTTTTCGGCCAGTAAACTTAATTGGTTATTACAAAATAACTCGCAAGCCAGACAGCTTGCTGAAAAAGGTGAGTTAGCATTTGGCACCATAGACAGCTTCCTTATTTGGCGCTTAACGAAAGAGCATCGGCATTTAACTGATGTCACGAATGCTTCAAGAACCATGCTTTTTAACATTAAAACAGAGCAATGGGATAAAGATTTATTAGCACTATTTTCAATTCCTGAATCAGTGCTTCCGGAAGTTTATGCCAGTGACAGCCATTTTGGAATAATTGATAAACAATGGTTGGGCATTGAGTTACCGATTACTGGAGTTGCTGGAGACCAGCAAGCCGCATTAGTAGGGCAAGGTTGTGTTGCTTCGGGCATGGTCAAAGCAACTTATGGGACGGGGGGGTTCTTACTACTAAATACAGGGCCTAAGCCAGTAGTATCACAACATAAATTATTAACAACCATCGCCTATAAAATTAAGGGCGAGACCATTTATGGTTTGGAAGGAAGCCTTTATCACGCAGGGACTACAGTGAAATGGCTACGTGATGAGATGAAAATTATTAGTAATGCCGATGAAACAGAAACCTTAGCTCGTTCTTTAGAGGGTAATGGTGGCGTTTATTTAGTTTCTTCCTTTACAGGTTTGGGAGCGCCTCATTGGTTTTCAGATCCTGGCGCTGCAATGTTTGGCTTATCCCTTTCCAGCACACGAGCTCATTTTGCACGAGCGGCATTAGAGGGCGTTTGTTATCAAACGCGAGATGTTCTTACCTGTATGCGTGAAGACAGTGATCTCGATTTATCTTTATTATGTGTGGATGGAGGAATGGCTGCTAATAGTTGGTTTTTACAGTTTTTAGCTGATCAATGTCAATTGCAGGTACAAAAACCTAAAGATATAGAAACTACGGCGAAAGGAGCTGCTTTATTGGCTGCATTAGGCTCTGGGGTATTTAGTTCACTTGATGAAGTAGGTGCTATTGAGCAATGTTTTTATCCTGAGCGTGCTCGGGAAATAGTTGAGGCAGATTATTTAGGATGGCAACAGGCATTATCCAAGCTAGGCATGACATCAGTAATTAGAGTGGGAAAATAA
- the glpD gene encoding glycerol-3-phosphate dehydrogenase: protein MDQVFDVAIIGGGINGCGCAADAALRGLSVVLIEQDDLASKTSSNSTKLVHGGLRYLENYEFALVRKALTERQRLFDLAPHLVHAQPLVLPYEEHMRPSWFLRLGLFLYDHLSSKNRLPKCKSINKKNEAQYFSPLKEGLESGFLFYDGAADDARLTIANALQAKQHGASIHTRSTVIKTQVINNLWHVTVQPQSGTAYIIQAKALINAAGPWVKSVEQLTHIPDQQQISLVKGSHILVPKLYEGDHAYFLQNEDKRVVFVIPYHSYSMIGTTDVPLNEPLDQIHISDEEITYLIKLVNTHFNTKVSAKDIVYTWSGVRALLANEDKEARALSRDYHYEFQVKPAPIITIYGGKITTYRQLAEEAINKFSAVFPNLKPSITANAPLPGATFGTMAFAEYIQYAQKKYSWMDKELLHRYLYSYGSCMEKFLSLSTSEKSLGKNYGSGLYQAEVDYLILEEWARSSEDVLKRRTKLDLTLNAARKKELAAYVESITVFHPLQTEPLLH from the coding sequence ATGGATCAAGTTTTTGATGTTGCAATTATTGGTGGCGGCATCAACGGCTGCGGTTGTGCTGCTGATGCGGCCTTAAGAGGCCTGTCTGTTGTTCTTATAGAACAAGATGATTTGGCTTCCAAAACCTCCTCCAATAGTACTAAGCTTGTCCATGGTGGCTTAAGATATTTGGAAAATTATGAGTTTGCTTTAGTGAGAAAAGCATTGACCGAACGGCAGCGCCTTTTTGATTTAGCCCCTCACTTGGTGCATGCTCAGCCATTGGTTTTACCCTATGAAGAACACATGCGCCCATCTTGGTTTCTACGTCTAGGTTTGTTTTTGTATGATCATTTAAGCAGTAAAAATCGCTTACCCAAATGCAAGAGTATTAACAAAAAAAATGAAGCTCAGTATTTTTCCCCTTTGAAAGAAGGGCTTGAGAGTGGATTTTTATTTTATGACGGTGCCGCTGATGATGCACGCCTAACCATTGCAAATGCACTGCAAGCAAAACAACATGGTGCAAGCATTCATACACGTTCTACAGTCATCAAAACCCAAGTTATTAATAATTTATGGCATGTAACCGTACAACCACAATCAGGAACAGCTTACATCATCCAGGCTAAAGCATTAATCAATGCGGCAGGACCATGGGTTAAATCAGTCGAACAACTCACCCACATCCCTGATCAGCAACAAATTAGCTTAGTTAAAGGCAGTCATATACTTGTGCCTAAATTATATGAAGGAGACCACGCTTATTTTTTACAGAATGAAGATAAACGCGTTGTTTTTGTCATCCCCTATCATAGCTACAGCATGATAGGCACTACGGATGTGCCACTCAATGAGCCATTAGATCAAATCCACATTAGTGACGAAGAAATTACTTATTTAATTAAATTAGTAAATACGCATTTCAACACGAAAGTATCTGCAAAGGATATCGTCTACACCTGGAGTGGTGTTCGCGCTTTATTAGCCAATGAAGATAAAGAGGCTCGTGCCTTAAGCCGAGATTATCATTATGAATTTCAAGTTAAACCAGCCCCTATAATTACCATTTATGGGGGGAAAATAACCACTTACAGACAATTGGCAGAAGAAGCCATCAATAAATTCAGTGCTGTTTTTCCTAATCTAAAACCCTCCATTACCGCAAATGCCCCATTACCCGGAGCGACTTTTGGAACCATGGCTTTTGCCGAGTATATTCAATATGCACAAAAGAAATATTCATGGATGGATAAAGAATTACTGCATCGCTATTTATATTCCTATGGCAGCTGCATGGAAAAATTTCTCTCATTGAGCACGAGCGAAAAATCATTAGGGAAGAACTATGGTTCAGGCTTGTACCAGGCTGAAGTAGATTATCTAATATTGGAAGAGTGGGCTCGCAGTAGCGAGGATGTCCTGAAACGTCGAACCAAGCTTGACTTAACACTGAATGCAGCCAGAAAAAAAGAGCTGGCTGCTTATGTTGAAAGTATTACTGTTTTTCATCCTCTTCAAACTGAGCCTTTATTGCACTAA
- the adk gene encoding adenylate kinase: MRLMLLGGPGAGKGTQALRIIERYKIPQISTGDMLRAAIAQGTPLGLSAKKVMEAGGLVSDDIIIGLVKERLKQGDCKNGFLFDGFPRTLVQADALKQAGIHLEHVIEIAVDDNEIIRRISGRRIHQPSGRVYHIVNQPPKQEGLDDLTGEPLIQREDDKEETVKKRLEVYRKQTAPLINYYKNWAETGDHDAPAFHSVSGSGNVDDVFHKIIDSIEAKEDVCPAKM; encoded by the coding sequence ATGCGATTAATGCTTTTGGGTGGTCCAGGGGCCGGAAAAGGGACCCAGGCTTTACGAATAATTGAACGCTATAAAATCCCACAAATCTCAACTGGTGACATGTTGCGTGCTGCTATTGCGCAAGGCACCCCATTAGGCTTAAGTGCTAAAAAAGTTATGGAAGCAGGCGGTCTTGTTTCTGATGATATTATCATTGGCCTAGTCAAAGAGCGTTTAAAGCAGGGTGATTGCAAAAATGGTTTCTTATTTGATGGTTTCCCTAGAACTTTAGTGCAAGCGGATGCTTTGAAGCAAGCAGGGATTCATTTGGAGCATGTTATTGAAATTGCTGTAGATGATAATGAAATTATCCGACGAATCAGCGGGCGTCGTATTCATCAACCATCTGGCCGTGTTTACCATATTGTGAATCAGCCTCCAAAACAAGAAGGTTTGGATGATCTCACTGGAGAACCGTTAATCCAACGTGAAGACGATAAAGAAGAAACTGTAAAAAAACGGTTGGAAGTATACCGAAAACAAACAGCCCCGTTAATTAATTATTATAAAAATTGGGCAGAAACTGGTGACCATGATGCACCAGCATTCCATAGCGTTTCTGGTAGTGGTAATGTAGATGATGTATTTCATAAAATTATTGACTCTATTGAAGCTAAGGAAGATGTATGCCCTGCGAAAATGTAG
- the gltA gene encoding citrate synthase produces MTNKTAKLSIEGHETLELPIYTPTMGNDVIDITQLGSSGVFTFDQGFLSTASCESKITYIDGDDGILLYRGYPIEQLAEKKDFLDVCYLLLNGELPNTTEKKDFVGLINNHTMVHQQMYQFLNGFRRDAHPMAIMVGMVGALSAFYHDTMDLNNAHDRFISAIRLVAKMPTLAAMSYKYSTGLPYMYPQNKMSYAENFLHMMFGVPSEDITPDPVLVRALDTIFILHADHEQNASTSTVRLAGSTGANPFACISAGIGALWGPAHGGANEACLNMLKEIGDVSRIDHFIKRAKDKNDSFRLMGFGHRVYKSYDPRAKVMRQTCYDVLEAVGAKDEPLFKLAMELERIALEDDYFIEKKLYPNVDFYSGLTLSAIGIPTNMFTVIFALARTVGWMSHWMEMVATKSRIGRPRQLYTGEKTRDVP; encoded by the coding sequence ATGACTAATAAAACAGCAAAACTTAGCATTGAAGGCCACGAGACATTAGAATTACCAATTTATACGCCTACTATGGGTAATGATGTTATCGATATTACTCAACTAGGGTCAAGTGGTGTCTTTACCTTCGATCAAGGTTTTCTTTCTACAGCATCTTGTGAATCTAAAATCACCTATATCGATGGTGATGATGGTATTTTGCTGTACAGAGGATATCCAATCGAGCAATTGGCAGAAAAGAAAGATTTCCTTGATGTATGCTATCTCTTATTGAATGGTGAATTACCAAATACAACAGAGAAAAAAGACTTTGTAGGTTTGATTAATAACCACACCATGGTACATCAACAAATGTATCAATTCTTAAATGGTTTCCGACGTGATGCACATCCAATGGCGATTATGGTAGGAATGGTTGGTGCCTTATCTGCGTTTTACCATGATACCATGGACTTAAATAATGCCCATGACCGTTTTATTTCTGCAATTCGCCTTGTTGCTAAAATGCCTACATTAGCAGCCATGAGTTATAAATACTCCACTGGTTTGCCTTATATGTACCCACAAAACAAAATGTCTTATGCAGAAAACTTCTTACATATGATGTTTGGTGTTCCTTCTGAAGACATTACTCCAGACCCTGTTTTAGTTAGAGCATTAGATACTATTTTCATCTTGCACGCGGATCATGAACAAAACGCATCTACTTCTACTGTTCGTTTAGCTGGCTCAACTGGTGCGAATCCTTTTGCATGTATTTCTGCAGGTATTGGCGCTCTATGGGGACCCGCTCATGGTGGTGCAAACGAAGCATGCTTGAATATGCTTAAAGAAATTGGTGATGTAAGCCGTATTGATCACTTTATTAAGCGTGCTAAAGATAAAAACGATTCATTCCGCTTAATGGGTTTTGGCCACCGCGTATACAAGAGTTACGATCCAAGAGCAAAAGTAATGCGTCAAACCTGTTATGATGTTTTAGAAGCCGTTGGTGCAAAAGACGAGCCTTTATTCAAACTAGCAATGGAATTAGAGCGTATTGCCCTTGAAGATGATTACTTCATTGAAAAGAAACTTTATCCAAACGTGGACTTCTATTCAGGCTTAACATTAAGCGCTATTGGCATTCCAACAAACATGTTTACTGTAATCTTTGCTTTAGCAAGAACTGTAGGTTGGATGAGTCACTGGATGGAAATGGTTGCTACTAAATCAAGAATTGGTAGACCACGCCAGCTTTATACTGGTGAAAAAACTCGCGACGTTCCTTAG
- a CDS encoding transglycosylase SLT domain-containing protein gives MESLFQFKKLKLILLPLCVAVLSACASRPPSDLNNVCNIFREYPKWYTHAKDVEYRWKVPVPVQMAIIHQESKFDAHAKPPRKKLLGFIPWKRPTTATGYAQALHGTWNEYKQNNGGLLSSRHNFSDGVDFIGWYANQANRRAGVNRADAYNLYLAYHEGVGGYMRRSYLRKAWLMPVARKVKARSQLYAMQLNSCRGSLERHSWF, from the coding sequence ATGGAATCTTTGTTTCAATTTAAGAAGTTAAAACTTATATTGTTGCCTTTATGTGTTGCTGTGCTTTCTGCCTGTGCCAGCCGACCTCCTTCAGATTTGAATAATGTCTGTAACATATTTAGGGAATACCCAAAATGGTATACTCATGCTAAAGATGTTGAGTATCGTTGGAAGGTTCCAGTTCCAGTGCAAATGGCTATTATTCATCAAGAGTCAAAATTTGATGCGCATGCAAAGCCGCCACGTAAAAAATTACTTGGATTTATTCCTTGGAAAAGACCTACAACAGCGACAGGTTATGCTCAAGCGCTGCATGGGACTTGGAATGAATACAAGCAGAATAATGGCGGATTATTATCTTCTCGTCATAACTTTTCTGATGGAGTTGATTTTATTGGTTGGTACGCCAATCAGGCTAATCGACGAGCTGGAGTGAATCGTGCGGATGCCTACAATCTTTATCTCGCTTATCATGAGGGGGTAGGAGGTTATATGCGTAGATCTTACTTAAGAAAAGCATGGTTAATGCCAGTGGCGCGTAAAGTGAAAGCACGTTCGCAGCTTTATGCAATGCAGCTGAATTCTTGCCGAGGAAGTCTAGAGAGGCATTCCTGGTTTTAA
- a CDS encoding phosphotransferase family protein, translated as MKWLFFTSNTGVQYKLKTGLAAYILSFLDAESLHNLSTVSKEWNELVKLAQKYMSLLPQINEIPLFSQLTLDVLSFKLMAGGMTNATYKLTVGANYESEKRQRWVVRFPGDVSLFSVDRKHEQNNAQQTSDLKLNVPVAYFNGNSGVQVTEFIADVKPLDKTRLERVEILKALAEKAKILHQSKQFLNDTDVFSRNAGLLAALEEKEFPLPERVNFIANKMNELQNLFSAYQINKVPCHNDSTPLNYMLTDSEQGEVIYQIDWEYSSNNDFLWDLAYFAIEGKLSKKQEFIYLEAYFGEGLVSESVLAWYQAYKPVIEWWITLWSWMQLAFEATAVDLNEYAKLGEERYARTLEHLDGSEFAQAVELIELERTMAELPKPRAF; from the coding sequence ATGAAATGGCTTTTTTTTACTAGCAATACTGGGGTTCAATATAAGCTTAAAACAGGCTTGGCTGCTTATATTTTAAGTTTTCTTGATGCTGAATCGTTACATAATCTATCCACTGTTTCTAAAGAGTGGAATGAGTTAGTGAAATTAGCCCAGAAGTACATGAGCTTACTTCCTCAAATCAATGAAATTCCCCTGTTTTCGCAGTTAACTTTAGATGTTTTAAGTTTCAAACTAATGGCTGGTGGAATGACTAATGCGACCTACAAGCTTACTGTCGGAGCTAATTATGAGTCTGAGAAACGTCAACGATGGGTTGTTCGTTTTCCTGGTGATGTCTCATTATTCTCTGTTGACCGAAAGCATGAGCAAAATAATGCGCAGCAAACCTCAGATTTAAAACTGAATGTTCCCGTGGCTTATTTTAATGGAAATTCAGGAGTACAAGTTACTGAGTTTATTGCTGATGTAAAACCACTTGATAAAACCAGGTTAGAGCGAGTGGAGATATTAAAGGCCCTTGCAGAAAAAGCAAAGATACTGCATCAGTCAAAACAGTTTTTAAATGATACGGATGTATTTTCCCGTAATGCTGGTTTGTTAGCGGCGTTAGAAGAAAAAGAATTTCCTTTGCCGGAGCGAGTAAATTTTATTGCTAATAAAATGAATGAGCTACAAAATCTTTTCTCCGCCTATCAAATTAATAAAGTACCTTGTCATAATGATTCAACACCACTTAATTACATGTTGACTGATTCAGAACAGGGAGAAGTGATTTATCAGATTGATTGGGAGTATTCAAGCAATAATGATTTCCTGTGGGATTTGGCATATTTTGCAATTGAAGGCAAGTTATCTAAAAAACAGGAATTTATCTATTTAGAAGCTTATTTTGGTGAGGGACTAGTGAGCGAGTCTGTTTTAGCTTGGTACCAGGCATATAAACCCGTGATTGAATGGTGGATTACTTTATGGTCATGGATGCAATTAGCTTTTGAAGCTACGGCTGTTGATTTAAATGAATATGCTAAATTAGGCGAGGAGCGTTACGCGCGGACTTTGGAGCATTTGGATGGTTCTGAGTTTGCACAAGCGGTGGAGCTTATTGAGTTGGAAAGAACGATGGCTGAGTTACCTAAACCTCGAGCTTTTTAA
- the gyrA gene encoding DNA gyrase subunit A produces the protein MVYLAKEVLPVNIEDELKQSYLDYAMSVIVGRALPDVRDGLKPVHRRVLYAMSELGNDWNKPYKKSARVVGDVIGKYHPHGDTAVYDTIVRMAQPFSMRYLLVDGQGNFGSVDGDAPAAMRYTEVRMSKVAHALLADLEKETVDFSPNYDETEFAPVVLPSRVPNLLVNGSSGIAVGMATNIPPHNLTEVVNACIALVDNPELSLDEIMEIIPGPDFPTAAIINGRAGIIQGYRTGKGRVVIRARTEVETDKDTGRQAIIIHELPYQVNKARLVERIAELVRDKKIEGISGLRDESDKQGMRVVIELKRNEVADVVLNNLYAHTQMQNVFGINMVALVDGQPRTLNLKEILEYFIRHRREVVTRRTLFDLKKARARAHLLEGLGIALANIDEMIALIKQSPTPQEAKASLLAREWQPGLVKTMLERAGSDASRPDDLGAEFGLSVAGYKLSEAQAQAILELRLHRLTALEQDKILGEFEELLKLIKELLDILASPERLMQVIRDEFIDIKVQFGDERRTEITASQEDLTIEDLITEEDVVVTLSHQGYVKYQPLSAYQAQRRGGKGKSATNVKDEDFVSRLVIASTHDTLLCFSNHGKLYWLKAYQLPLASRISRGRPIINILPLAEGEEINAMLPVRVYQEGFYVFMATRNGTVKKVPLNAFSRPRSNGIIAIDLDENDRLVGVDITDGTKDIMLFTDTGKVIRFDESKVRSTGRTARGVRGIRIEEDQSVISLIVAHPNGTILTATENGYGKRTAIEEYRVSGRGGQGVISIQVTERNGKVVRSVQVNDSDEAMLITDKGTLVRFRVNELSIIGRNTQGVRLINVSSGESVVGMQKIEDLGEGSEDLEDNLDEDGSLEIENNDDQDDNQDL, from the coding sequence ATGGTTTATCTAGCTAAAGAAGTCTTGCCGGTTAACATTGAAGACGAATTAAAGCAATCCTATTTGGATTATGCGATGAGCGTTATCGTAGGTCGGGCCTTACCTGATGTACGTGATGGATTAAAACCCGTTCACCGACGTGTGCTTTATGCAATGAGTGAATTGGGGAATGATTGGAACAAACCCTATAAGAAATCTGCTCGTGTAGTAGGGGATGTTATCGGTAAATACCACCCACATGGTGATACTGCAGTTTACGATACGATTGTACGTATGGCTCAGCCATTCTCAATGCGTTATCTTTTGGTTGATGGTCAAGGTAACTTCGGATCTGTCGATGGTGACGCTCCGGCGGCAATGCGTTATACCGAAGTAAGAATGTCAAAGGTAGCACATGCTTTACTTGCTGACTTAGAAAAGGAGACTGTTGATTTTAGTCCAAACTATGATGAGACTGAGTTTGCTCCTGTAGTTTTACCTTCACGAGTACCTAATTTACTAGTAAATGGTTCTTCAGGTATTGCGGTAGGGATGGCAACCAATATCCCTCCACATAACTTAACTGAGGTTGTTAATGCCTGTATCGCCTTGGTTGATAATCCAGAATTAAGTCTGGATGAAATCATGGAAATTATTCCTGGCCCTGATTTTCCTACTGCGGCCATTATTAATGGTAGAGCTGGAATTATTCAAGGCTATCGTACTGGTAAAGGACGGGTAGTTATTCGTGCTCGCACTGAAGTTGAAACGGATAAAGATACCGGCCGTCAGGCAATTATTATTCATGAGTTACCTTACCAGGTAAACAAAGCACGTTTAGTTGAACGTATTGCTGAATTAGTTCGTGATAAGAAAATCGAAGGAATTTCTGGGCTTCGTGATGAGTCTGATAAGCAGGGTATGCGGGTTGTTATTGAACTGAAACGTAATGAGGTTGCGGATGTTGTTCTAAATAACTTATATGCTCATACTCAAATGCAGAATGTATTTGGTATTAATATGGTTGCTTTGGTTGATGGCCAGCCACGCACCTTGAATTTAAAAGAAATTCTTGAGTACTTCATCAGGCACCGTCGTGAAGTTGTTACTCGCAGAACCTTATTTGATTTGAAAAAGGCGAGAGCTCGAGCTCATTTATTAGAAGGCTTGGGCATTGCCTTAGCTAATATTGATGAAATGATTGCTCTAATTAAACAATCTCCAACACCACAAGAAGCAAAAGCTTCCTTATTAGCAAGAGAATGGCAGCCAGGTCTGGTTAAAACGATGTTAGAGCGTGCTGGTTCTGATGCATCAAGACCTGATGATTTAGGCGCTGAATTTGGCTTAAGTGTTGCAGGCTATAAATTATCTGAAGCGCAGGCACAAGCAATTCTTGAATTGCGTTTACATCGCTTGACTGCTTTAGAACAAGACAAAATTCTTGGTGAGTTTGAAGAGTTATTAAAATTAATCAAAGAATTGTTAGATATCTTGGCTTCACCTGAGCGCCTAATGCAGGTGATTCGTGATGAGTTTATCGACATTAAAGTTCAGTTTGGTGATGAGCGTCGTACTGAAATTACTGCGTCCCAAGAAGATTTAACCATCGAAGATTTAATCACTGAAGAAGATGTTGTGGTTACCTTATCGCATCAAGGTTATGTGAAATATCAGCCTTTAAGTGCTTACCAAGCACAACGTCGTGGTGGAAAAGGTAAATCAGCAACAAACGTTAAAGACGAAGACTTCGTTTCACGTTTAGTGATTGCAAGTACTCATGATACCTTATTGTGCTTCTCAAACCACGGTAAGCTATATTGGTTGAAGGCCTATCAGTTACCGTTAGCTAGCCGAATTTCACGCGGTAGACCGATTATTAACATTCTTCCCTTGGCAGAAGGCGAGGAAATTAATGCCATGTTGCCTGTTCGCGTTTATCAGGAAGGGTTTTATGTCTTTATGGCTACTCGTAATGGCACAGTGAAAAAGGTTCCTCTCAATGCCTTTAGCAGACCACGGTCAAATGGAATTATCGCGATTGATTTAGACGAAAATGATCGCTTAGTTGGTGTTGATATTACTGATGGTACCAAAGACATTATGTTATTTACTGATACCGGTAAAGTCATTCGTTTTGATGAATCGAAAGTACGATCTACAGGTCGTACTGCACGTGGGGTTCGTGGTATTCGTATTGAAGAGGACCAATCCGTAATTTCATTGATTGTTGCTCATCCTAATGGAACCATCCTAACTGCAACTGAAAATGGCTATGGAAAACGTACGGCTATTGAAGAGTATCGTGTTTCTGGTCGTGGTGGTCAGGGGGTTATTTCCATTCAAGTGACCGAACGTAATGGTAAAGTAGTTCGTTCTGTTCAAGTGAATGATAGTGATGAAGCCATGTTGATTACTGATAAAGGAACCCTGGTGCGCTTCCGAGTTAACGAATTATCAATTATTGGTCGAAATACTCAAGGGGTTCGCTTAATCAACGTTAGCTCTGGAGAGTCAGTCGTTGGTATGCAAAAAATTGAAGATTTAGGTGAAGGTTCTGAAGATCTAGAGGATAATTTGGATGAAGACGGTTCATTAGAAATCGAAAATAATGATGATCAAGATGACAACCAGGACCTATAA